A stretch of the Planktothricoides raciborskii GIHE-MW2 genome encodes the following:
- a CDS encoding GNAT family N-acetyltransferase has product MLEQIKSHISVAWIHSIQEIPQEPWDAMAMPLKTPFLEWNWLHNLERSNSAVGKAGWLPTHLTVWRGKELIAAAPLYLKGHSYGEFVFDHQWADLAYRLGIEYYPKMLGMSPFTPATGYRFLIAPGEDEDTLTELMVREIDRFCDRQNVSGCNFLYVDPEWRLVMERHGFVSWLHHSYIWENKGFNTFDDYLGIFNANQRRNIKRERKAIGQAGLVVKIHHGEDIPHSLFPQMYKFYSDHCDKFGWWGSKYLTKNFFEMLHHNYRHRVIFIAAYPEGEEHHPVAMSFCVTKGDRLYGRYWGCNQEIDCLHFDACYYSPIEWGIQNGIQLFDPGAGGQHKKRRGFPAMPNHSLHRFYNQRFGQILRPYLNEVNKIEQQQIDAINQDLPFKQTLPELKF; this is encoded by the coding sequence ATGCTAGAACAGATTAAATCTCATATTTCTGTTGCCTGGATTCACAGTATTCAAGAAATTCCCCAAGAACCTTGGGATGCAATGGCCATGCCTTTAAAAACGCCTTTTTTAGAGTGGAATTGGTTGCATAATCTCGAAAGATCCAATAGTGCGGTGGGAAAAGCTGGCTGGTTGCCCACTCATTTAACCGTGTGGCGAGGAAAAGAACTAATTGCTGCTGCCCCGCTTTATTTAAAAGGTCACAGTTATGGGGAATTTGTTTTCGATCATCAATGGGCTGATTTAGCCTATCGTTTGGGCATCGAATACTATCCCAAAATGCTGGGCATGAGTCCATTTACCCCCGCTACGGGATATCGATTTTTAATCGCCCCTGGAGAAGATGAAGATACATTGACCGAGTTAATGGTCAGGGAAATTGATCGCTTTTGCGATCGCCAAAATGTATCCGGTTGCAATTTTCTCTATGTCGATCCAGAATGGCGTTTAGTTATGGAACGTCACGGGTTCGTCAGTTGGTTGCACCATAGCTATATTTGGGAAAATAAAGGTTTTAATACCTTTGATGATTACCTAGGAATTTTTAACGCTAACCAACGGCGGAATATTAAACGAGAACGGAAGGCGATCGGGCAAGCGGGTTTAGTGGTAAAAATACACCACGGCGAAGACATTCCCCATAGTTTATTTCCTCAAATGTATAAATTTTATAGCGACCATTGCGATAAATTTGGCTGGTGGGGCAGCAAATATTTAACCAAGAATTTCTTTGAAATGCTGCATCATAATTATCGCCACCGAGTGATATTTATTGCCGCTTATCCCGAAGGGGAAGAACATCACCCGGTAGCTATGTCTTTTTGTGTGACTAAAGGCGATCGGCTTTATGGGCGATATTGGGGCTGCAATCAAGAAATTGATTGTCTCCACTTTGACGCTTGTTACTATTCACCGATTGAATGGGGGATTCAAAATGGCATCCAACTTTTTGACCCAGGGGCAGGGGGACAACATAAAAAACGCCGAGGATTTCCTGCTATGCCCAATCATAGTTTACATCGCTTTTATAATCAGCGTTTTGGTCAAATTTTACGGCCTTATTTAAATGAAGTCAACAAAATTGAACAACAACAAATCGATGCCATTAATCAGGATTTGCCTTTCAAACAAACCTTACCTGAACTAAAATTTTGA
- a CDS encoding DMT family transporter, with protein MPSTFDCMLGFAIVLLASFFFCFQNVIVRILFNQYTMFGEFIIGGYVLPTLENSFLLLFMRMLLVVPLMAGLSSKLYSNTWQDIRGLNQSESRIMLWRSLAGGLLMFLYLALLYLSIGLIETGIAMTLFFTYPVFTALFSWQFFGSAPSRFRWLVMGLILSGIFLTIPHHQSSDQSYSLVGVILGIASGITYALYTVNAQKIFEDKMHPVPFTWISFATTLVLAGISLFIWHNPESEMNWAPLWVGGLLSAIFTLTGHLMNNFGISLIGATSASMISATNPALTVILAWFTIQETLNYWQLFGVIIVTLSVAMLSLEHRRLP; from the coding sequence ATGCCGTCTACTTTTGATTGTATGCTGGGATTTGCCATTGTTCTGCTGGCCTCGTTTTTTTTCTGTTTCCAAAATGTGATTGTCAGAATTCTCTTTAATCAATACACAATGTTTGGAGAGTTTATCATTGGCGGATATGTTCTCCCCACTTTAGAAAATTCTTTTTTGCTGCTGTTTATGCGAATGCTATTAGTGGTGCCATTAATGGCAGGTTTGTCTAGCAAACTCTATTCCAACACTTGGCAAGATATTCGAGGATTAAATCAGTCTGAATCCCGCATTATGTTGTGGCGATCGCTTGCTGGAGGACTGTTAATGTTTCTCTATTTAGCCCTACTTTATCTCTCCATTGGCTTAATTGAAACGGGAATTGCCATGACGCTATTTTTTACTTATCCCGTCTTTACTGCCCTATTTTCTTGGCAATTCTTTGGCAGTGCTCCCAGTCGGTTTCGCTGGCTAGTGATGGGTCTAATTTTATCTGGCATTTTTCTGACAATTCCCCATCACCAAAGTAGCGACCAGAGTTATAGTCTGGTGGGGGTAATTTTGGGCATTGCATCGGGCATTACTTATGCCCTTTATACGGTGAATGCCCAAAAAATATTTGAGGACAAAATGCATCCAGTTCCCTTTACTTGGATCAGTTTTGCTACTACTTTGGTACTTGCTGGCATCAGTTTATTCATTTGGCATAACCCTGAATCTGAAATGAACTGGGCACCGCTGTGGGTGGGCGGACTTTTATCCGCGATCTTCACTTTGACCGGACATTTGATGAATAATTTTGGCATTAGTTTAATCGGGGCAACTTCTGCCTCTATGATTAGCGCTACTAACCCAGCTTTGACAGTAATTTTGGCCTGGTTTACAATTCAAGAAACCCTGAATTATTGGCAATTATTCGGTGTGATAATTGTGACATTGAGTGTCGCGATGCTCAGTTTAGAACATCGGCGATTGCCGTAA
- a CDS encoding RibD family protein has protein sequence MNENRLNRPHTTVVLAMSADGKISDAMRSPILFGSPADKAHLETQVALADAVLGGAGTLRSGGSAMPVSNPELLAHRKQQGKPPQPMQIICSRSGKIDPQMRFFQQPISRWLVTTKIGVKNWQSQSSADELNELNNKWEHIFTFETPEGEVDLLAALAHFAQMGLERLAVLGGGELVGSLLTIDAIDELWLTVCPLLIGGDRAPTPVDGPGLPTQMAPRLQLLEVKEVDQELFLHYSIKNRVS, from the coding sequence ATGAACGAAAATCGGTTAAATCGACCACATACGACGGTGGTATTGGCTATGAGTGCTGATGGGAAAATTTCTGATGCCATGCGATCGCCCATCTTATTTGGTTCTCCCGCCGATAAAGCCCATTTAGAAACACAGGTTGCCCTAGCGGATGCGGTGTTAGGTGGGGCGGGAACTCTGCGGTCTGGCGGTTCGGCTATGCCCGTAAGCAATCCAGAATTATTAGCCCACAGAAAGCAACAGGGAAAACCTCCACAACCGATGCAAATTATTTGTTCGCGATCGGGCAAAATTGACCCGCAAATGCGTTTTTTTCAGCAACCGATTTCCCGTTGGTTAGTCACCACTAAAATAGGAGTAAAAAATTGGCAATCACAATCATCCGCTGATGAATTAAATGAATTAAATAATAAATGGGAGCATATTTTTACCTTTGAAACTCCAGAAGGAGAGGTGGATTTATTGGCGGCTTTAGCCCATTTTGCTCAAATGGGACTCGAACGCCTAGCGGTTTTGGGCGGTGGTGAACTGGTGGGTTCTTTGCTGACCATTGATGCCATTGATGAGTTATGGCTGACCGTCTGCCCTTTACTTATTGGGGGCGATCGCGCCCCAACGCCGGTAGATGGCCCAGGCTTGCCCACCCAGATGGCGCCCCGCTTGCAACTCTTGGAGGTTAAAGAGGTGGATCAAGAGCTATTTTTGCACTATTCAATCAAAAATCGAGTTTCTTAG
- a CDS encoding alpha/beta fold hydrolase → MFASFLPSDVQKLTESTSISLAEKIQRQDIVTSLTPEAIATSYVCQGNGSTPILFLHGFDGSLLESRRLLPLLATHYQTYAIDLLGFGFTDRMAGTPFNPTAIKTHLYYTWKTLISQPMILIGVSMGGGVALDFTLTYPEAVQKLVLIDSAGFAKGPAIGKYLIPPLGYLATEFLRNANVRRKISLNAYKDPKFATTDSDICASLHLQMPGWSKALIDFTKSGGYNFLANHTDEFAKIQQDTLVLWGDSDIILGTGDAEKFTQVIPNSQLIWIENCGHVPHLEQAEITAKHILDFVA, encoded by the coding sequence GTGTTTGCCTCTTTTCTCCCATCCGACGTGCAAAAATTGACGGAATCAACCTCAATTTCCCTGGCGGAAAAAATTCAGCGCCAAGATATTGTCACCAGTTTGACCCCTGAAGCCATTGCTACTTCTTATGTTTGTCAAGGCAATGGCAGTACACCGATATTATTTCTGCATGGGTTTGATGGTTCCTTATTGGAAAGCCGACGACTTTTGCCATTACTCGCAACTCATTACCAAACTTATGCGATCGATTTATTAGGGTTTGGGTTTACCGACAGAATGGCAGGCACTCCTTTTAATCCCACTGCGATTAAAACTCATCTCTATTACACTTGGAAAACTCTGATTAGTCAGCCGATGATTTTAATTGGGGTTTCTATGGGAGGGGGGGTTGCCCTTGATTTTACTCTCACCTATCCAGAAGCAGTGCAAAAATTGGTACTAATTGATAGTGCGGGTTTTGCCAAAGGGCCAGCGATCGGTAAATATTTAATTCCCCCTTTGGGATATTTGGCGACTGAATTTTTGCGAAATGCCAATGTGCGGCGAAAAATTAGCCTTAATGCTTACAAAGACCCGAAATTTGCTACTACCGATTCTGACATTTGTGCCTCCTTGCATTTACAAATGCCGGGGTGGAGTAAAGCCCTAATTGATTTTACCAAAAGTGGGGGTTATAATTTTTTGGCGAATCACACTGATGAATTTGCCAAAATTCAACAAGATACCCTGGTTTTGTGGGGAGATTCTGACATAATCTTAGGCACTGGTGATGCAGAAAAATTTACCCAAGTCATACCCAATAGTCAGTTAATTTGGATTGAAAATTGCGGTCATGTGCCTCACTTGGAACAAGCGGAAATTACCGCTAAACATATTCTTGATTTTGTAGCCTAA